Below is a genomic region from Isosphaeraceae bacterium EP7.
CGTCTACAACGTCACGTCGTTCTCGGCGCTCAGCATGATGCTGCCCCAGCTGGAGCAAACGCCGATGTACAACGCCCTGAACTTCACCTTGAACTTTGCCGATGCGGCGAACAGCACGGTGCTGATGTCCGACGTGAGCGCATTCATCTGCCCATCGGACCTTCCGAACCCCATCCGCGCCCGCGGGTCACAGACCAATTACATGGCCGACATGGGAAGCTGGATCGTTTGGCAAATGGCGTCCGGGCCCAATGCCGGGATGCGCGGGCCGGACGGTACGTTCTTCGGGAATAGCTCGACCCGGTTTTCCGCCATCATCGACGGACTGTCCAACACTGCGATGTTCAGCGAGCGGGTGATGGCCGATGGGAGCAACGCCATCATCAGTCCCAGGAGCGACGTCTTCTTCTCCCCGGCCGCCCCGACCACGCTCGACGAGGCTGTGCAAATCTGCCAGGCGGTGAATATCGCCGACCTGAGCAGCCAGTTCCCCTTGTTCATGGGCTCACCCTGGCTCAACGGCCAGCACGTCTTCCAGCACGTCAATGTGCCGAATTCTCGGTCGTGCGGGTTCTTCACCATCTTGCGGGCGAGCATGCCCCCCAGCAGTCGACACCCCGGCGGAGTCAACACGCTGATGGGTGACGGATCGGTCCGGTTCGTGAAGGACACGGTCAATCTGGCCGCCTGGCGCGCCCTCGGTACCATCGCGGGCGGGGAGGTGATCAGTGCCGACTCCTTCTAATCCCTCGATGAAACGGCCGATGCGGGCGTCGGTCGCGTACTCCACGCCGACAGCATTCATGGCGTTCGTGTTCCTGATCTTCGGCTGCAACGAGCAGGAGCGAGCGGCACCCGTCGAGCCGGCCAAGGCGCGCGAAGCCCTGGTCCAGGCGCTCGAATGCTGGAAGCGCGGCGAGCCGATCGAGACGCTGAAGTCTGCCTCGCCGCCGATCGTTGCGCAAGACTTCGACTGGATGGCCGGCAAGAAGTTGGCCGCGTATGAAGTTGCCGGCAAAGGCAAGGACGACGATGCCAACTTGCGGATCCCCGTGAAGCTCACCTTACTGACGCCCCAGGGGCAGCAGTCGACGAAGAGCGTGAACTACGTTGTGGGCACCAGCCCGGCACTCACGGTCTTCCGCGACTTCTGATCGAACCCAATCCCTCTTCCGAGGACTTGCCGATGATGCCCTCGACCAACACGGGAACCCTGATCGCCCTGGGGCTCGCGATCCTTGCGACCTTCGTCCATGTCAGCCCGTCCCTGGGCGAAGCCCCGGCCGCCCCGCAACTGACCGATGCCGAGGCCTGGGCCCGCATGCCCAAGGCGACAGAAGGGGGTGGGCAGGCCCTGCCCAGCTGGGCGAAAGCCGTCGCGGCCCGTTTGCCTCGTACCGCAGCGGCGATGCTCCAGGTTGACTTCGCGCAGCGCACCAAAAGCCCACTCGCCCCGAAGCTGAGGGCCAAGATGCGCTGGGTTGTTGCCCACGCAAACCGTTGCGCCTACTCAGAAGCCTACGCCCTGGCCGACCTCAGGCGAGCGGGTGCCGACGACGCGTCCATCGCGACACTCATCGGTGACCCGGCCGGCTGGCCCCAGTCCGATCGGGAGCCCCTCGAATTCGCCCGCCTGCATACCCTCGCCGCCCCGACCATCCCCGACTCGCTGTTCGCCTCATTGCGTGAGACTTACGGCGACAAGGGCGTTGCGTCCATGGTCTTGCTGGGGGCCTACGGCAACTTCCAGGATCGGATCGTGCTCGGCCTCGGCCTGCCAATCGAGGAGGGCGGGCCACTCGCCCCGTTGAAAGTCACGTTCGCCCCGGGGGCGTTCCAGGCGGCGCCGATCTTGCCTCCGCAGGCCGGGCTGCCGCAACTTCTGTCGCAAGGCGAGACGGTAGTCGACCGCGACCCTCGATGGTCGTCCCTGTCGTACGACGAGTTGCAATCCAGGCTCGAGAAGCAGCGTGCCCGTACGCCCCGACTACCGGTCCCGACCTGGGACGAGGTCAAGAAAGGCCTCCCCCCCGAGTTTGCCGGCCGCCCCACCCGGATCGTCTGGAACCTCGTCTGCTCGGGCTATGTCCCCGAACTGGCCGTCCCCTGGAGCACCTCGACCCGGACGATGTGGGCCGAGACGAAGGCCGACCGCGTCTTCGAGGAGAGCCTCTTCTGGGTCCAGACTCGCGCGATCCAGTGCAATTACTGCATGGGTCACTGCGAGATGCTGCTGGAGCTTGCCGGCCTGGACAAGGAGGCCGTCGCCGAGCGGACTCGCAAGCTGGCCGGCGACGACTGGTCCGCCTTCCCCCCCGCCGAGCAGCGTGCGTACGCATATGCACGGAAGCTGAGCCAGACTCCCTGGGATCTGACCCGCGCCGACTACGAGACTCTGGAACGCGACCTCGGTCCCGACCGGGCGATGGCCACGTTCTGGTGGCTCTGCCGCGGCCTGTACATGACCCGCGTCTCCGATGGGTTTCAGCTCCCGCTGGAGCGCGAGAACGTCTTCGAAGACTTCGAAAACAAGGTCCCTTCGACCGACCCGTTGAAGACACGCTGAGATCGCCAGACTCGACGAACACCCGGACGCCAATCACCACGGGAGCGAACGTTCCGATGCGAATCACCGGCTATCTGCGACTGGCGAGCCTGACGCTCGCCCTGACGGGAGCCTCGGCCTATGCCCAGCAGCCGGGCCCAGCCTCGAACCCCGAGGACGAGGCGCGGAAGGCGATTACCAGGGCTCTCGACGAATCTTACCCCGACCGACCCGAGTGGCTGGACATGCTGACTGACATCCTCCAGGGGAGCCAGCTTGGCCCCGAGGACGGCTGGTTCCGCCGCGCCGTCGCGCAGACGAAATTCGGCTGGGAAGCGACCCGGAGCCGGCTCGACGGCGACGCCGACGGCAAGATTTCCAGGGCGGAATTCCAGGGCTCCGACCTCGACTTCGCCCGTCTCGACCGTGACCGCGACGGCTCGCTAACCAAGGATGATTTCGACTTCACGCCCCACGCGCTCGCTCCGTCGCCCGGCGCCATGCTCTTCTATCGGGCCGACCGCGACGGCAACGGCAAGATCACCAGTGAAGAGCTGGATGTCTTCTTCAAGGCGACCGACAGCGGCGACCAGGGTTTCTTGTCGCTCTCGGACCTTCAGGAGGCCTTCCGCTCGCCGTCAAGGCCGGCGACCAGGGACGCAAAGCCGAAGGAGTCGAGCGGTCCTTCGAAGGAGATCCTCGTTCGTGGCTTGTTTCGACAGGAGATCGGCTCACTCCAGCCGGGCCCGGCGGTAGGCGAGTCGGCCCCCGACTTCACGCTGAAGACCAATGATGGCAAGGGGGAGATCACGCTTTCGAAACTCGTCGGATCGAAGCCCGTGGTCCTCGTCTTCGGCAATTTCACCTGCGGGCCGTTCCGAAGCCAGGCGGGGAACGTGGAGAAGCTTTACCGCCGTTACAAGGATCGGGCCACGTTCGTCATGGTCTACGTCCGCGAGGCCCATCCGACCGACGGCTGGCGGATGGAGAGCAACGACCGGGTCGAGGTGACGCTTGCTCAGCCTACGACTTACGAGGAACGTGTGAATGTCGCCCAGGCGTGCAGCTCTCGCCTGAAACTCGGCTTCCCGATGCTGGTCGACTCGATCGACGACGCCGTGGGTGCCCGCTACAGCGGGATGCCCAGCCGGCTCTATCTCATCGATGACGATGGCAAGGTCGCTTACAAGAGTGGGCGGGGGCCATTCGGATTCAAGCCGGCCGAGCTCGAGCATTCTCTCGTACTCCTGCTCCTGCAGGGCGAGAAGTCACGGCCTTCGGCGGTGCAGGGAGTTCCCCGGGCCGCCGCTGACCGGTAAATTCAAGGCCATCCCCAGTTTTAAATTCGCCGTCGACGGCTCGCCCAGGAGTTCTCCCCCCTCCGGCACTCGAGGCCTTGCCGGCAACTTCGAAGCGACCCGTTCGGCACGGTGACCCCACTCGATCTCCCTCAGGAAAACGGATCCATGCGCAATCTCGCCACGTCCATCCTCATCGGTGCCGGCCTGGTCGGCTACCAAGCGTCCAAGCCGCAGGCGCCCGCCGGTCATCACGCCGAAGGCGCCTCGCAGGCCGCCGCGGACACCTATGAGCACCTGGCCACCGCCATCATCGCGATCGAGGCGACCGAGGACGAGCTGGTCAAGAGCATTCTTATCGGTTACGAGACCGCCGCCCAAGGCCATCTCGCCGCGGCCACCCGCGACGCCCAGGGCCGGGTCGGCCACCTCGAGTCGGCAGCCGCAGAGATCACCAACATCGCCAACGAGGGGGACAAGAAGATCCAGGCCATCCGACAGCGGCTGGCGAAGGCCGGGCACACGCACAACACCGACGCCGAGACCAAGGGTGACTACCTCTTCGTGACCAATCGCGAGAAGAAGGGGCTGCTCGACCTGGCCTCGAAGGTCGGCCGCGCCGGTGCCGACACCGGCGAGATCAAGACGCTGGGAGATGAACTCACCAAGCTGTTCGGCGCCGCCATCGCCCCAGAGTGATCCGAGTCCAGCCGCCGTTACGTCCCCCGAGGCCATCGCCCGTCCTGGCGGCCTCGGGGGCGGAGATCCCGACCATGTTGCGCAGCCGCCTCGCCTTCGTGGTCCTCTTGGGCCTTCCTGCCTGTCAACCTTCTTCGGCCTTGCCCGTGGTTCCGACGGCGAAGGCCCCGTCCGGGAAGGTCGGGCCAGCCGATCCTCTGTTTGTCGAGGTCGGCAATGCGTCCGGGCTGACGACTGTGCTCCACGGCGGGGGCGAGGATAAGGACCATATCCTCGAATCGGTCGGTTCCGGCTGCGCGTTCGTCGATTTCGATGGCGACACCCATCTCGACGTCTTCCTTATCAATGCCTGGGCCCTGGACGAGGAGCCATCACGGGTCCGCCATCAGGGTCGCAATGCGCTCTATCGGAACCGGGGTGACGGAACCTTTGAGGATGTGACGGAACGCGCCGGGGTGGCCGATGAGAGCTGGGGTTGCGGCGTCTCGGCCGGCGACTACGACAACGATGGACTGGTCGATTTTTACGTCACCAACTTCGGCCCCAATCGGCTCTACCGGAATAAAGGGGACGGCAGCTTCGAGCAGGTTGCGGAGCGTGCGGGCGTCGCCGACACGGGTTGGGGCGCCGGCTCGTCGTTCTTCGACGCCGACGGCGACGGCGACCTCGACCTTTACGTTGCCAACTATATTCACGCAACGATGGACGAAGTGCTTGCGGCCCGCCGCACGACTGTTTGGCGCGAGAAGGTCAAGGTGCTCGCGGGCCCGTTCGGATTCCGCGGCGGCCGCGACAAGTACTTCCTGAACCAGGGCGACGGCACCTTCCGCGACGCCACCGACGAGGCAGGTTTGACGGACACGGCGGAGTCATACGGGCTGGGCGTGCTGGCTTCGGACCTCGACCTCGACGGCGACATCGACCTATTCATCGCCAATGACTCCAACCCGAACTACGTCTATCGCAATGATGGTTCGGGCAAGTTCACCGAGATGGGCGGCTGGAGCGGCGCGGGCCTCAGCGGCGGCGGCGTGGCCCAGGCCGGAATGGGGGTCGACGCGGCCGACTTCGATGGCGACGGCCGACCCGACATCCTCCTGACCACCTTCGCCAAGGATTCGGCGACCCTCTTCCGCAACGAGGGC
It encodes:
- a CDS encoding DUF1559 domain-containing protein; amino-acid sequence: MRPHRRHAFTLIELLVVISIIAVLIALLLPAVQSAREAARRAQCVNNLKQLGIAAHSYHDQVGALPGSYLVYNVTSFSALSMMLPQLEQTPMYNALNFTLNFADAANSTVLMSDVSAFICPSDLPNPIRARGSQTNYMADMGSWIVWQMASGPNAGMRGPDGTFFGNSSTRFSAIIDGLSNTAMFSERVMADGSNAIISPRSDVFFSPAAPTTLDEAVQICQAVNIADLSSQFPLFMGSPWLNGQHVFQHVNVPNSRSCGFFTILRASMPPSSRHPGGVNTLMGDGSVRFVKDTVNLAAWRALGTIAGGEVISADSF
- a CDS encoding carboxymuconolactone decarboxylase family protein, with the protein product MMPSTNTGTLIALGLAILATFVHVSPSLGEAPAAPQLTDAEAWARMPKATEGGGQALPSWAKAVAARLPRTAAAMLQVDFAQRTKSPLAPKLRAKMRWVVAHANRCAYSEAYALADLRRAGADDASIATLIGDPAGWPQSDREPLEFARLHTLAAPTIPDSLFASLRETYGDKGVASMVLLGAYGNFQDRIVLGLGLPIEEGGPLAPLKVTFAPGAFQAAPILPPQAGLPQLLSQGETVVDRDPRWSSLSYDELQSRLEKQRARTPRLPVPTWDEVKKGLPPEFAGRPTRIVWNLVCSGYVPELAVPWSTSTRTMWAETKADRVFEESLFWVQTRAIQCNYCMGHCEMLLELAGLDKEAVAERTRKLAGDDWSAFPPAEQRAYAYARKLSQTPWDLTRADYETLERDLGPDRAMATFWWLCRGLYMTRVSDGFQLPLERENVFEDFENKVPSTDPLKTR
- a CDS encoding deiodinase family protein, with the protein product MRITGYLRLASLTLALTGASAYAQQPGPASNPEDEARKAITRALDESYPDRPEWLDMLTDILQGSQLGPEDGWFRRAVAQTKFGWEATRSRLDGDADGKISRAEFQGSDLDFARLDRDRDGSLTKDDFDFTPHALAPSPGAMLFYRADRDGNGKITSEELDVFFKATDSGDQGFLSLSDLQEAFRSPSRPATRDAKPKESSGPSKEILVRGLFRQEIGSLQPGPAVGESAPDFTLKTNDGKGEITLSKLVGSKPVVLVFGNFTCGPFRSQAGNVEKLYRRYKDRATFVMVYVREAHPTDGWRMESNDRVEVTLAQPTTYEERVNVAQACSSRLKLGFPMLVDSIDDAVGARYSGMPSRLYLIDDDGKVAYKSGRGPFGFKPAELEHSLVLLLLQGEKSRPSAVQGVPRAAADR
- a CDS encoding CRTAC1 family protein; the protein is MLRSRLAFVVLLGLPACQPSSALPVVPTAKAPSGKVGPADPLFVEVGNASGLTTVLHGGGEDKDHILESVGSGCAFVDFDGDTHLDVFLINAWALDEEPSRVRHQGRNALYRNRGDGTFEDVTERAGVADESWGCGVSAGDYDNDGLVDFYVTNFGPNRLYRNKGDGSFEQVAERAGVADTGWGAGSSFFDADGDGDLDLYVANYIHATMDEVLAARRTTVWREKVKVLAGPFGFRGGRDKYFLNQGDGTFRDATDEAGLTDTAESYGLGVLASDLDLDGDIDLFIANDSNPNYVYRNDGSGKFTEMGGWSGAGLSGGGVAQAGMGVDAADFDGDGRPDILLTTFAKDSATLFRNEGDLLFNDISASIGLKKITYEALKWGCAFFDYDQDADVDIVIANGHIYPQVDHDPSLNESYKQTPFLLRNDGGQLVDVSDRAGPAFRIAASARGLAVGDYDGDGDLDLLITAMDSRPLLLRNDTPNPGNWLKVRPLNRHGSPAIGARVSLTEGGRVQTRELRSGSSHQSQNALEMHFGLGQSVVVSQLEVTWPGGSKTLLHEVATGRVITVRQP